Sequence from the Esox lucius isolate fEsoLuc1 chromosome 6, fEsoLuc1.pri, whole genome shotgun sequence genome:
agtttcttggcacatgcctaactaaattgtttggcccccaggggataaGCTGCGCAACTAAATGGTAGGAGTGAAAAAAAcccagcccatgtgcagtggtttacctgtggcaaccaccagggcaattgtattagcatagctacagcatacaaATTTAGCTTTTTACAGGCAACgtccaaactacctcatgaaaaacacaaagtgTCTTGATTAACTCCTAAATTTTAAGGAATTCGCAAagttagattcatttttattccaaatagtggcggtcagccaaactctaaatcacaactttataCTTTTTCCTATCATCGACAATGGGGGATGAcattaggtctctaccctcacttcagttggtttcaaaatcataaatttcaacattaaagctaatgagaggaaaatatatttagctttaacttaatgtttgattatcccaaaactgaatatgcttgtgttggtaaaattaccacagatgagaccagtctgatcactcaaatttaacccttagtaataggctactttgatttaatgggaaaagttggtagaggccatcccagtggatctgccccccttcctgaagctctgagctccacccatttatggtgagccattaaaaaaaacaaaatgtttgtttatggtcctcagactatcctatcaatttagccgacatccttcattaactgaagattttgatttagtgtccaaccaatctaatattttttcagtttgtaaaaatgtgcttatcattatctacacaacaattcaacattagggtggaaattaaaactcttaagaatggcaatgtagacagaaaacagatcaAAATCAAGGTACATTATGTAATCCAAAgtaaactcaatgtaggccttaaacactttTACATCAATAccttatttgttcattagtcaatttaccattttagaatttaaactccattaacgagtatcaggcgttggttttaaaaacacaggtattatcccagttatcgttggtaaatacaaataagagaaactatattatttaaccaaactcaattcagcatttaaaatacataacttttttattgtggggagtaaacttgcTTTAGCTGTATTATcctttttttaaggctatgactatattggattgaaattcagtcctcatgggacacagcatgTCTCCTTAAagttcaagtctatcaccatgtggattcctcattctaccacttatacaatatataaggagagcgaaaacacaatatgttaaccttttgtaagacaaccatgagactattttaccagattagaaaatcattgtaccaaattctaattcatcaccaagtttcagatgtacccactAGTGCTAGCAAACAGCTCAGCACGCAACAGACAAGTACCACATGGCACGCAACAGACAAGTATAAATTGTCGTGAGACctcccttgaggccttacggtttttaacattatcatcaacgcaataaatacgtttgactcaaaattacataagtacacatgacaaagcacaacaaaacaggttatttcttgaaaacctattaaaacatgttcaaacatgacagaacaaaacaggctatttcgattacctattaaaacatgctgtataacattcaagtgcttctcaaactacatgtaatattcaattacataagcttggctattaccgaggaaggtgatcaggtttctttgataagttccagcttcatctAATGGTTATTGGTACcgtacattttaggaaataaacatttaagaactctgaatcaattattatgaaagctcacgtcagttcccaggatcccataagagagactccatcttcagactactgtcggtcaacCAGgcggtcaaacagaatgaatcttcgtccatttcgattgtctcctttcccgcctttcgactgttgtcctttctctgccatcttaactttcctttgtcttctctcttcgtctgtccatatacaacttcctcggaatccatcttgtttagccggaaaacgttctttttcattctgtccatttcgactctgggcatcgttgttaatgatccttttcgttcttgatggtgtCCTATTCGCGTCatgctatttaaatatgaacGCGTCATGCCAGAGGCTGCACTCCTCTTCCCGCCGTATgtgtacaactggacggcattatattttacttgtacaagtcactgtgtAATCGCCTAAAGCAAATGGCATTGTCAACGAAATACAGTTCATCGGTTCTTTCCAAATGATCCACCCCTGGAGATTTTTTACACGATTTTATTCGTAGCCTAGTCAGGGACTAAccaggtcttctctccaatttatccacccctagagatattttacacgttacacaatgtaattcgTGGCCCAGTCACGGAAtaactaggtcttctctccaatttatccaccagTGATATTGCGCACGATTAAACAGATGTTTcggttctcattatctaggcacattcacctacaatgaaacgtacattcacattgtaattgttaatgctcataTTCCACAGGTTCTTAGAGATGCCTATGACCACATGTTGCTTCAGCACTTGGCCTAGAATTTGATGGAATAACCTGTCCTGTTTTGATTTCCAGTGGTCTtgaattttctcaatttgtaGATGATCAGTGGGACAGTTGAATGATGTTCTTCAAATTGCttgtaaatgcttttttttaaaccctCTCTCATGAGACTCATGAGCACCAATAATCCTAATTCTGAGGGCCCTAAATACAAACCCGCTTCCAAAGATGTTGCACATCATTTGCACATcacgcaatgatgtgcaaatcatttaaaccttacattcaatagaaaatagtacaaagacaaaatatcaaatgttgaaactgagaaaaaagtttctggaaaatgttgaatttgatgccagcagcatgtttcagaaaagttgggacagacacgacaaaagactggaaaagtggtGTAAGACTggaaaactaaacctggtggaatatcacataATTAAtaaggtcaattggcaacaggtcagtaacgtgattgggtattaaaacatcattccagagaggatgggtctgtcagaagtgaggatggggaggggttcaccactctgtgaaagactgatcAGGCAAATtctgcaacaataaaaaataaaaaattcccaacgtaaaattgcaaagagtttggggatctcatcatctacggtacataatatcattaaaagattcagaaaattcagggaaatctctgtatgcaagagaccacatctttttcagggCAGTCCTTGCTTATTCcagtaagacaatgccaaaccatttGCTGCATGTATCACAACAACATGGCTCTGTAGAAAAAGAGtcagggtgctaaactggcctgcatgcagtccagacctgtcatccattgaagacatttggcacattatgaaacgaaaaatacagcAAAGAAGACCCCacactgttgagcagctgaaataaaaaatacagcaagaatggaaaaacatttcacatccaAAACTACAGCATCTGGTCTCATCAGTTCCCAAATACttaagtattgttaaaagaagtgatgcaacacagtggtaaacatgcatgTGACACAtgttgcaacacagtggtaTCTTTTTGAGagatgttgctggcatcaaattaaaacagGGTTATGTATTTTCCCATTGAAACATTGGGTGCCAAATGGAAGGATCTTTAGgaaagaagatggatggaactCTGATGATTAGAGACAACAAACCTGGTCAGTTTAATGTTACCCATTCAGGTGAATGGAAACACACCATGccgagaggaaaggagatcttAAAGGACATAATTTGATTATCTTTTGCCTCCCCAGTGACATTGAGTCAAGGGTGTCCATTCTGAACGGTTCCCACATTGACCTTTTGAACAAAAACTGGAAGTTTGGTGGAGGCAGTCTGGGCTACAGGACCATTAAACACCTCATCACTCACTACCCAACGGGCTGCATCACAGACGACCAAGGCCAACCTGTGTGCTGGATACTCCTGTATGACTACCATGCCATGGGTAGGTCATATAATGGATGCTGTTATACAGTTTGTCCCTGCTTAATTAAGGTCCCCTGGCAGAAAGCAATGACCAAAACAACTGTTCCTTCCCACTGTCTCACAGGTATGTTGTACACTCTGCCAGAGCACAGAGGAAAGGGTCTGGCCAGAGCCCTGGTCAACAGCATGTCCAGGAGGCTCTATGCTGAGAGTTTCCCAGTATACTGCTTCATAGAAGAGGGGAACACAATGTCCCACAGCCTCTTCACCAGTCTGGGCTTTACTGAGGACCCTCAATACAGGGCTGCATGGTACCAAATCAATTATAAGTTAGCAGGTAAATGGGCTTCTCGGGTGtaaattgtgaaatgtaacCTATACAAAAGGACCAGgaacatgaaaaaacatttggcctggatgtgtaatatgtagtTAATGAGTTCATtaaagtagaatcactatcatacctcagttagtcATAAAATTCCAAGTTAGAAAGCGAGGGGTTTGTGATGACACAGGAAATATATCTGCCCATATACAGAACTTCATTTTCTGGAACCTGTTTTAGCACGACAGCGCCACTTCTACAACCGCTTGCCAAAAATTCCAGAATGCATTATAGGTAAGGCTAAGTGATTACTGAATATCTGCCTACTAGTACATAGTAACAGTACATAGTAATAGTACATAGTAGTAGTACATAGTAACAGTACGTAGTAGTAGTACATAGTTATAGTACATAGTAGTAGTACATAGTAATAGTACATAGTAGTAGTACATAGTAACAGTACGTAGTAGTAGTACATAGTAGTAGTGCATAGTTATAGTACATAGTAGTAGTACATAGTAATAGTACATAGTAGTAGTACATAGTAATAGGCCTACGCTGGTGGAAATTGTGCCCCACCACTGCATCACCGACTTTTTAAGTATTTGCAAACAATTGTCACCAAAGTTACAGTTAATTAGTACTCGAGGGGTTGGTTTATTAAAGTGTTTTACTATCTATAAGCTGCTaatcaataatgtttttaaatatgcgTAGGCTTGATGTCATTATGGTGGTGCCTGGGTCTTCTTGCCTGGGGCATTTGGTCTACACCAAAATGTCCCAATGTTTTTTATCctatttttaatctttatatgttttcttattgtattctttcttattatgatgttttcatttgttttgaggttatatatatatatatatatattcttatattttcttttctttgtaaagcacattgaattgcttcgatgtatgaattgtgctatataaatacatttgcttacACACCTCCCTTCTTGAATGGGATCCGGCCCGTATTTACAGTAAAGATTGTTTTCAATGTGAAGACATCTTCCTATTTAACACCTGTTGGCAGAGAATGCATTAGACCCGGGGGGCTCAAAGATTAAATCGTTGTCATTGTGTATCAGATTCACATATGCTTGCAAGGTCATTGTACAAGTTATGTctttattttccatttgttttcaaatcaGAGCACAATCACCAGACTATCATAATCTGTCTGATTCTGTAATCCAATGTCCGGTCTGCAAAATGCTGAAAGTGGACTAATCCAGGGGGAGTGTGGGGGAAATGTACTTATTTCGTaaaaacccatttccaaaaaagttgggacgctgcgtaaaaagctaataaaaacacaatgcaatgatgcattcatggtgccttcacagaagtgcaagtcatCCTCTGGGACCCAAGCGGGAAAAATATCTATTTGAAATGTACTTAATTATTATATTCCTATAACACTTAAGTATAAACATACTTAAAGTTGTTTTAAAtacactaaaatgtattttaaaaatataatatatacttCAATATATAATATTGGTACCACATAATTTATAATAAAGTATACTTTCAGGTGATTAACTAGTATTTGAATTAATTGTTAATctatcatacattttaaatacatttctgactCAAAAAAGTTACATTCAATACAAATACAGTGTTTTGCTATTTTATCATCTGACTATTAACATTTTGCTTGTAATATATTctgcatatattttaatatacttttacaaattatttaattgaGTCAAcataaattaatttatttttaatacattaaaaGTTTACTTATAGTAAAATAATTGTCTACTTGCAGTTTACTATGATtataaatgacaataaaaacCACAGAAGTACATTCTAAATATAGTTGAATTACATTCAACTATATTACAATTATGCATTTAAAACAGCTACTAAAGAGTCTGAAATTGTACTTAAGTGAGACTCAAGTAGCCCTCCATTACAAGTGGTTTAACATGTAGAATTTCCTAAATGGTAATCAAACCTTTATGGCTAAAGGATGACTATCAACAGAGGTTGTTTTGAAAGCTGTATTTCAGCTGGACATGGATGTGTGCCTGCTTAAAATCTTGGTACATTATTTAGTCTGTTAGATTCTTATACCATGGCGAACACTAATCCATTTAACTTGGCTatagtggtgaacccctccccatcctcacttctgacagactcattctctctggaatgatcttttaatacccaatcatgttactgagcAGTTCTcagttgacctaattagttgtgagatgttccaccaggtttagttttttagcattacacaacttttccagtcttttcaggctggttcaggggtatggggatggacagacagggagtaggcctggttcaggggtatggggatggacagagagggagtagtgctggttcaggggtatggggatggacagacagggagtagggctggttcaggggtatgggcatggacagacagggagtagggctggttcaggggtatggggatggacagacagggagtaggactggttcaggggtatggggatggacagtcagggagtagggctggttcaggggtatggggatggacagacagggagtagggctggttcaggggtatgggcatggacaggcagggagtagggctggttcaggggtaaggggatggacagacagggagtagggctggttcaagggtatggggatggacagacagggagtagggctggttcaggggtatggggatggacaggcagggagtagggctggttcaggggtatggggacgggctgacagggagtagggctggttcaggggtatggggatggacagacagggagtagggctggttcaggggtatgggcatggacagacagggagtagggctggttcaggggtatgggcatggacaggcagggagtagggctggttcaggggtaaggggatggacagacagggagtagggctggttcaagggtatggggatggacagacagggagtagggctggttcaggggtatggggatggacaggcagggagtagggctggttcaggggtatggggacggacagacagacagggagtagggctggttcaggggtatggggacgggctgacagggagtagggctggttcaggggtatggggatggacagacagggagtagggctggttcaggggtatgggcatggacagacagggagtagggctggttcaggggtatgggcatggacaggcagggagtagggctggttcaggggtaaggggatggacagacagggagtagggctggttcaagggtatggggatggacagacagggagtagggctggttcaggggtatggggatggacagacagggagtagggctggttcaggggtatgggctGACAGGGCTGCTGAGCCTGAAGCTGCATCTGTTGGGCCTGGCACCAAGCAGGGGCAGGGACAACTGATTTAGGATCAATGCATTGCTAAAAGTTGGGCTGCATTGATTAAATGTCAGCTAAAAGAGGAATGAAACGTAacactaaaaaaaaaatgtcacctaatgttataatatttttttaagccGCCCCATATCAACTTTGTACACCCTCTGCTTGCTAATATCACAGCACTGAGTCTTTatgtttgatgaggtgggaTTACACAGCAAGGTATTGTCCATTCACCATCTCTCCAAATCCTTACGTTGCTTTGGTCTTTGCTTGTTGACTCTCTTCAGGGCACCGCACAGGTTGTCAAATGGGTTTTCCAGTAGGTCAGAGAactgggatggccatggcaaaatctagattctgtggtcagtgaaccatttcTGTATGGATCTGGAGAAATTTCGCCCATGAACCTGCTGGAAGGTTGAGTCCATGTAGCCATATATCCTAACTTGGTTCCCAGGACCTttggaagcaaaacagccccacatcAAACTGTTTCCTTACAGTATTTAGAATCACAaatacaatttgcattattttatgaGTATATTATTTCCTACTCAATTGCTGTAATAGTAATTATTCTTTGGGAATTTGAAACGCCAATGTTTAACTTCTGGACTGTTATTTGTAGAGTGCAATTTCTCATGTAAACAAACCAAGATGAATAGCATTCTTATCAAGCAATTCCCCAAATAAAATAGACTCCTTCTGCTTTTAATCTGTAAATAGCATCGGTTTGTTTTGTGACTACATCAGTTTCCTTATCTTCCACAGTGTCATGAGGTTCGATAGGGACAGAAACTACAACTTTTTCTCTGCAGCTCTTCTGGATTGAGCAATAGCACTGCCAGACTTAAGATATCTGTCCTGCTCAAATTATAATAGCTGCCTCTAATAATGTTGTACACAAGCACTTTCCAGAAAGTGTAAATGGAGATGGGTAAATGTTAAGGTTAACTAATTTAAACCATGAAGACAATTCTGAAACAAAATGCAGTGGCATTCTTCTATGCCTAGTACTGACCCAGGCAGCTACGGACCGCTTCCCCTGTAGATGGGTGTGCGTTTCAGATCCAGAGACCCTTCAGTCCAATTAAAATGCTTTCCTCAAATCTTGACCAGGTCAACATTTTCACTGAAAGTGGCGTAATTTAAATGGTATGCTAAAGTGGATTTGGAATTCATTTCAATAACCTGTTGTATTATGCAACCAAAACACTGAGAACACCATTGTGTATAAATCACTTGTCAACAATAAAAGCTCCAGTGTAGCAATGTTAGCAAGCTCATCGTGACAAGCATTAGTAATCAGGGACTGTTGTTTAGCACAGTGGTGGACCGAATGGAGACTTTCCTTAAATGCTTAAACATTCTGAATAAAAAACAGAAGTCACACCATGAATATATCCTGGCTTCTGCACAACCACTTCCCCTTAATGCTTAATTCTGTATCAATAGCTAATAGTATCTTAGAATAAAATTATTTAAGTAAGTCTCCTGTCTGACCTGTCATCAATGTATAGAGACTGTTGGGATATACAACAGGAATGATATTTGCGTACATACAAAAGTAATTTAGGAGACACTTGAATCCAGAGAAACATACAATATTAATTTGTAAATCATTGTTTCGTACAActggcaaaaaagaaaatgaccacATCATGTAAATGTTCCAAACCATTTAGTTAAACTATGTTGCATagcatttacaaaacatttgcattttactaatttagcagatgctcttatccagactGCAGACATATGAAACAGTCAAGACAGCTCATGTTAGTGTGGGAATGCAATACacttggggaaaaaaacagttaCTAGTCAGAGGCTTGAAGTAAATCCTAGGTTAAAAATGCATTGGCAAAAACAAGTGACAAAGACTACTAGTTACAGATACTGCCAGTATTTGGGTAAACTAGACAGAACAATTGTCTTCTTTCTTACACGTCTTTATTGCGGGCAGTCGTTCTTAAGCAACTGAATATCACTCATCCAGGGGCGACTCCACACCTCAAAGGTGCACCTGTAGGTCTGGGGAGACAGGATCAAACGTGTGGCGACATGAGTTGGCATAATACCACACCCTTTCAGTACATTTGACAAAGTTACACCTATAAGcaagcttttccactgcatggtaccagctcgactaGGCTCGCCCTTTTTGCTTTTCCACAggccaaaagttgggacagcACCTGGTAACAGATACTTTAGTACCTTCTTCACCCAGGTTCCAACCCAGCTGAGATGATACCAAATGGTAACATGAAGATTTCcgattggacaagagtgactcaaGGCATGTTAGCCGTCCAGTGTCAGAGAATGGTTAAGATGATACCGGCGCCTCTTTGCGCGTCTGTGCCAGAattccttgcattgaaatgggttaatttcagtgccagtgcataggaccagactcaTCATTTAAGCAATCGTATTTTCCCACAAATCCTCTTGGTTTGGACCTACGCACTGgagttgaaatcaactt
This genomic interval carries:
- the LOC105010012 gene encoding glycine N-acyltransferase-like protein 3, with the protein product MKILNLGELRAAEVILRSHLPKCIKVYGLLNGFNRNKPSTSEVVVDSWPDFKAIICRPDTKNKHVTEFIRKVSFFATDDEILKRMVTEGNAIDWNSFFLISGSDIKHEAMLKEVSSFHGVSMKKYVLAHLMTLSDPSLLPQLNSDIESRVSILNGSHIDLLNKNWKFGGGSLGYRTIKHLITHYPTGCITDDQGQPVCWILLYDYHAMGMLYTLPEHRGKGLARALVNSMSRRLYAESFPVYCFIEEGNTMSHSLFTSLGFTEDPQYRAAWYQINYKLAGKWASRV